The genomic interval ATCTTTTCAGTTTGAACCATAATTTCTTCCATGCGGACGCGTGAAGTTACATCATCCATGCGCACAACAACTCCTTTCATCTCCGATCCAAGCAAAGGGAATATTGTAATGGTGTATAAATTGGGGGATTTTATGGAGACTCGTCTTCCTTCTAATGTGTGAGATTTTTTGTTTTTCAGGGATTCATTGATGGCATTGTATATTTCTTCATGACCGGAGAAAAAGATTTCGACTTTTTTACACGCAATTTCTGTTGCTCCTTCTCCGAAAATTTCAAGAGCTTTTTTGTTATATTCGCAGGCCATCATGTTTTCATCGACCCAGATTACTGCCGAGGGCATTGAATCTATTATGTTTTGGAAAAAAGTTTTTGATATCTGAAGCTCCTGTTCACGGGCTTTAACTTTTTCAGACATTGCATCAAAAACTTCTCCAAGCTCATTTAATTCTAAAAATTCACTTTCTTGTGAACTGTCAGTAGGATACTGCCCCTTGGCGACATCAGACAGCTTGTTAATGTAGTCTGTCATCGGCGAGATTATTCTGGTTTTGAATTCATTTCGCAGGGCAATCATAAGCACTAGGAAAAAGCAGATTATAAGTATGGAGACTAATAAGCCCAGCACCATGACAGGTTCTAATATGTATGCTGCAGGGCAGGCTACAAGGATTTTCCAACCTGTCCTCGGTATATGCGAAACTGTTCCATAATAAAATTCCCCGTCAGTTTTATAAAATTGTCCTTTGCCGGAATTGTCCACGTTTTTAAAAATATTAAGCGAGCCTACATTGGATTGAGTGCGAACTTTTTCTCTATCAGGGTGGACTATAAGATTGCCGTAGGAGTCAGTTAAAATAATGATTCTATTGGTTGAGAAGAAACCGTAAATAAACTTTTGGAGCGCATCTAGACTGAGCTCAGCAACAATTTTGCCTCCGTTGTCAACGGGGAGACTTATATAAACAACAAGTTTTCCGGAATTCGGGGAAATTATAGGTGAAGTAAGGACATGTTTATCATGCTCAATATTATTAAAACGAATAGGAAAATCGACACCTTCGATACCCTTGGGAGCAACCGCAATAATGTTTTCATTACGATCGAGCAGTATAAGACGTTCAAATCTGCTGAATTTTTTGTGAATTCCTTCAAAAAAACTCCGTTTTTTCGAAATGTCTTCATTATCGCTGATTATTGCAGCGGACTGTAAAACATCCTCTGCACCGTCAATATAAAAGTTTACGTTTTGTGATAGCGACTTTGAAAGTTGCATGATTTCACGTTCCATTACCTTTATTTGATTAATCCCGATAATGTAGACAATAAGCATACTCGTGAGCAACCCAGGAACAAGAATCCATATTATAAGTTTTTTTTGGAAGATTTTTGTAAGAGAAGCTTTGCTCATTTTTTGCCTCTGGAAACACTGACAAATGTACCATTTCTAACTTCTACAATATGCTTTGTTCCTTCAACATCTCCAAATTCATCAATCCTGAATGGGCCGACTATACTTTTTTTAAAAGTTATGCTGGGGAGAACTTTGGCTAATCCTTTAGTACTGCCGTCGTTTCTTTTGACGGCTTCTGCAAAAACCATAACTGATTCGTAACCGAACGCAGCCGCAAAATTTGGAGGCCAGCCGAATCTTGCTATAAAGCTCTGTTTAAAATTTTCATAGTCATGGTTGCTAATATCTTCAGCAAAATGAACTGAAAAAATAACTCCTTCTACACTTTTTCCACCTGTCTGGATAAGTTCTTTAGTGTAACCCCACATGCTGCTGAGAATTGTCCATCCTGTCTTATCTAGTTTTGAGTGCTGAGCAAAAACGGCTAAATCTCGGGCAGCAGTTACTGCTATAATAGAATCCGGGTTTAGCTTTTTCAGCTTATCCATTATTGTTTTCCAGTCTACAGGGCCGCTATATGAACTGAAATCTACTTCCCCTACAATTTTGCCTCCATTTTTAGTAAAAAATTCGACAAAAGTATCCTTATAAGGTTCAGCAAAAGGTTTGTTTGAGCGGTCCCAGAGAACGGCTACTCTTTTTTTACCAAGTGTTTTAACAGCGTATTCAGCAAGACTCTGGGATAAATTAGTGAGAGTCGGGATTACTCTGAAAAAATTATCGTTTATACCTTGTATTAGGTTGGTAGAGGTAGTGGGCGAAATAAATATAACTTCATTTTCTTTGATTTCTTTAATGGCGGCTAAGGATTGACTACTGGTCATGTGACCGAAAATTACTGAAACTCCGGCTTTGATGAGCTCGCGGTCCGCTTTAACAGCACCTTCGCTGGTGTTTTCATCATCTCGGATAAGGAGTTCCAGTTTACGTCCGTTAATTCCTCCGTTTCTATTAATATCTTCAACGGCAAGAGTTACACCGTTTCTACCTTGAACGCCCAAATCGGAGTATTTTCCTTTTAAAGAGCCGGAAAAACCTATTCGGATAGGATCTTCCGAGCATGAACATAAGAATAGGCAAAGAAAAATCAAAATAAAGAGAACTCTTGGCAACTTCATATTGCTAAAACTGTCCATTGAATTTCTCCGGCTGTGTTGATTTGTGCTTATGGTTATAAATATATACTAAAATATATGAAAACACCAAGCACGAAGATAGTTTTTGAATAACGGATACAGTCGTAAAATTCAGGATGGAGCGATAACTTTTTTGAATATTGAATTTTAAGTAAGCTGTTGATGGTTTAGTCCTTTCAAAAAAAGATTTGTAAGTTTGTATTAAATTGAAATTTAAAATATAGATAAAGTATAAGTGAAAATCTGATATTTATTAAAGTATTGTAATCAGGAGGAACATTATGGGTAAATTGATCAAAGAAGATGAAGAAAAAGGGCGTTTGCACATAGAAACAAGTTTGCTGGGCGAATCCTTGGTAGGTAAGGGATGTATGCGGCGGACTGAGAGTGATGAGTATTTTCGTATGCAGCCGGAGGTTAATATCCTGAAAATCGGCGGGCAGTCCATTATGGACCGCGGTGCAAAAGCTTTGCTGCCTATTCTTGATGAATTAGTTAAGGCAAAGGAAGAGCATAAGATTTTGCTTATGACCGGAGGCGGAACCAGGGCCAGACATGTATATAATATAGGTATTGATTTGGGGATGCCTACAGGTGTGCTCTCAAAACTCGGTGATAAAGTCTCTTGGCAGAATGCAGAGATGCTTTCTGTTTTGCTTGCTAAACATGGCGGGGTTAAAATCGGTCACGGCGATCACCTTGAGCAGCTGAACATGTTTTGCCAGCTTGGATATTTACCGATTACCACAGGTATTCCTCCATATGGTTTCTTTGAACATCCTGCAGAAGTAGGGTCTATTCCGCCGCATCGGACTGATTCCGGAGCCTTTTTGCTCGGTGAAAATATCGGTGCTAAGTCTGTAATTTATCTGAAAGATGAAAAGGGGTTATATGAGGATGATCCTAAGAAGGCGAAAGACCGCGAAACCCTCAAGTTTTATGATAGAATTCATGTAGATGAATTGATCGCAATGGATCTTGATGATTTGATTGTCGAGAGGGCGGTTCTGACGTTTCTTAAAAATGCTAAAACTTTGAAACAATTTCAGGTCATTGATGTGCTCCGTCATCCAGAAGATATTCACGCAGCTCTTCGCGGTGAGCATGTGGGAACAATTGTTTACAAATAAACAGTTATAAAGATATTTTTCCCAATAAAAAAGTGCCGGAAGATGAAACTTCCGGCACTTCTATGGTCTTTTAGTAGATCGATTCAGAATCTGTTATGCAGCTTCGCGCTTGCCTTCGTTTCCCTCACCATCGCGGGTCAGGTAAACAATTTCTGCGCCGGTGTGTTCAGCCAGTTGTTTTAGTTCACACTTACGAATCCTCTTAACCTTTATGGTAAGTTCTCCGCCTGTGACTCCTACAACACGAAATCTCGGACTCTTGTCGCCGTCGGTTGCCTTTACGCGTTCTCTTACGAAAATTTTCATGAAGCCCTCCTTTTGATGTGGTTGTATCTTTATGTGTCTTGGTCTATAATAGATATATATCCTTTAAGGACATATAGTCAAGGAGGACATTGTAAAAATGTCAAAAAAAGTTGGCGGGGAAAAACCCCAGCGTTATGTGCAGCCGTCGTTACTTATGGCTCTAAAGTCAGGATCTTCGTACGGATATCAGTTAATTCAGACTATTGGCGAGTACGGGTTTATGCGTGAAGACGTGCCGCCCGGAATGATTTATCGGCATTTGCGGCAAATGGATGAGGAAGGCGTTGTTGAATCTAAATGGGATTCACAAGGTGATGGCCCGGCCAAAAGAATTTATTCCATAACCGCAGAAGGTCTGGAGATACTAGAAGCCTGGATTCTTCATATGGAACGTCAGCGCAATGCGCTGGACAGTTTTATCCAGCGCTATAAGGGGCAGTAGTTGAAGGGGATACCGGCTGTGGCTTGTAATTATGTGTTTTTTTACGTTTGCCGTGTGCTGGTTCCCATATTCCCTGATCGATGTGTGTTACTTGCAGTACCGGTTTACCCGCCCATAGCGAAGGGCGGATCCAGATTGCATTTTGAATTAAATCATGTGGAAGTGGTACAAGCGGGTCTCGGTCGGTAGACACAACCTCAATTCCTACATTGTTCAGGTCCTGTACGTGGAGAGGGGTAGAAAGATCGCGCAGTTTTCCATATTCAATGAAACGTCCACACCAGCCGAATTTGGTAAGACCTATTGCGGCTGTTGCTCCGATTATTCCGTCATTTGTTCCGCCAAGTCCGAACAGTTCTACTGAATGAGCCGCTTTCATGGCATCTTTTTGGGAGACCTGTTTACCTGTAACAAGCTTGGCGAATTCAACTATCTCATCTCCGACTTCGCTTTCACGTGCAATGCACAGCCCCGGGTCACTGCCGGGAGCGCTGTAATTTTCTATATGTTTAATAGCTAGCTTTTGGATATGCTCAAGCGACATGTCAGGATTGACATCGATAATAGCGCATGCTGAACTGTTGTTTGATGTAAATGGAATTTCGCTCAGTTTAGGCAATTGATGGCGAATAACTCCGATAAGTTGATAGTCGCTGTCCAGTCCGTAGACAAAATCACGAACCAGTCGTCCTGTGCCTATCGGGGCATCTTTGTCGTCTGTATCATCAAATCCAAGGTAAATGCGCATTAGGAGTCTCCTTGTATGAGTCAGCGATGACATTTCATCCTAATTCGTTTCAAGTCAACTCTAAAGATTGTGCTGCCAAGTTAAGCGTATTTTACTTATTCTTGTTAATATCATTTGTAGTAGGTTTGTTTAAAATATTTTTCTTTATATCTAAATTTTTACAGGTGTATCTTTAAAAATAACAAAATTGTTTATTCTGTTTAAATTAATATCAACCATGGAAACTGTACTGTTTCTGGATGAATTAATAAAAAATTGATCGAGCGGACCTTAATTGACTGGTAATGAAGTTTGATACCGTGAATCAAATGTTCTGAGTATCGTGGGTTTGTTAATGATAATATGTTGATAAACAGGTAGATGCAGCAAAATTTTTTCGGGATACATGAAATCATATTTTGCTTTTAGATAATTGGCCTTTTACATTTTGCTAAATGTCTTACACCGCTTTAGGCTTTTTGATTTTTTGATCGTATTCTTGTTATTTGTAATCTATCTTCAAAATCGACCTGAATTATACTTTCCGTATTCACATTAATGTAGATTAATATTTCGGAAAATATGTATTTTTGAAAATTTTATACAAAAAATGTGGATAAAAAGAATAGTTTTTTCGGCTACTAAATTTGCGCATACGTGTAACTATTTGAAATCAAAGTTTTTTACTCCCTTAATAGAATGGCAAACCACGTTGGCGGGGGGCTGGACAATAGTGGCATGTAAATGGATAAATCACATCCTACCTACAGGTTATCAGAAATCTCCATACAAGCTGAAAGTTGTTAGGGATAACATGACCCGGGAGATACTCTGAAATTTTTGTAGAATTAAGTGAGAATATTTCACAGCCACAACATAATTATCATGGGAGTAATTAACAATGTTTGAAGCACCTTATTTACTTTTTCTCGGAGAGGCTCCTGACGGACTGACTGCAAAAATGGCGCAGGGGATTTATGACTGGAGACCTGAATCTGTTGCCGGACAGTTTCGCATGGAAGGCTGCAAAGCAGATCTTGGAATTAAAGATTTAACAATTAAAGATGCTGTTGCCGCCGGAGTAAAAACTCTTGTTGTCGGAGTTGTAAATCGCGGCGGAATTATTTCCGAAAGCTGGAAATCTGTTCTCATAGAAGCTCTTGAAGCGGGAATGGATATTGCCTGTGGTTTGCACAATCTGCTTCGTGATGAACCTGATCTTGCCAAGGCCGCTGCCGATAACGGCAGAACATTATATGATGTACGTATTCCTACAGTTAAATACCCTGTAGCAAACGGAAAAAAACGTACCGGTAAAAGATGCCTTGCTGTCGGAACTGACTGTTCTGTCGGTAAAATGTACACAGCTCTTGCTATGGACCGCGAAATGAAAAAACGCGGCCTTAGGTCAACTTTTCGCGCTACAGGCCAGACCGGTATTCTTATTGAAGGCAGCGGCGTTCCTCTTGATGCAGTTGTTGCCGACTTTATGGCAGGCGCAGTTGAATGGCTCACTCCTGACAACGATGCCGACCACTGGGATATGATTGAAGGACAGGGCAGCTTGTTCCACGCTTCTTATTCCGGAGTAACCATGGCTCTTGTTCATGGCGGACAGCCTGATGCTTTGATTCTTTGTCATGAACCTACCCGTAAACATATGCGCGGCCTGCCTGATTATCAGCAGCCTTCACTTGAAGATCTTCGCGATGTTGCACTTAGACTTGCTCAGGTTGTTAACCCAGCATGTAAAGTTGCTGCTATTTCAATAAATACTCAGCATATGGATGAAGCTTCCGCTCTCAAATATTTGGAAGAAGTCGAAAAGAGAATGGGAATCCCTACTGTTGATCCTTTCCGTCAGGGTGCAGCTCGTCTTGTCGAGGCTCTTGTATGATAATCTCGGCTAAGAGAGAAGTCTTTCCACTGGCGAAGGTGTTTACCATTTCCCGTGGTTCGCGCACTGAGGCTGTGGTCGTCCGTGTTGAGATTGAGCAGGACGGCTATAAAGGGCAGGGGGAATGCGTTCCTTATGCCCGTTATGACGAAACTGTTGAAAGTGTGATCGGACAGATTGAAAGTCTGGAACTGCCTGTCACCCGTGAAGCTCTGCAACATGCTCTGCCTGCCGGTGCTGCACGCAATGCGGTTGACTGTGCCCTTTGGGATCTCGAAGCCAAGATGAAAAATACAGCTGTCTGGCAACTTGCCGGACTTGATGTTCCCGGTCCCGAAATCACAGCTTACACTTTGTCTCTTGATACACCGGATAATATGCAGGATCAGGCCGCTGAGAACGCACATCGCCCGCTTTTGAAAGTGAAGCTCGGCGGTAAAGGCGATATCGCACGCATTGAAGCCGTGCGTAGAGGTGCTCCTGATTCCCGTATCATTATTGATGCAAATGAAGGCTGGACTCCTGAAATCTACGCTGAAATGGCCCCTGTTCTTGTCCGTCTCGGGGTCGAGATGGTCGAGCAGCCTTTGCCTGCCGGTGATGATGATGCTTTGCTTCATATGGACCGTGTACTCCCGGTCTGCGCTGACGAATCGTGCCATGAACGCAGTTCTTTGTCCGGCCTTAAGGGCAAGTATGACATGATCAATATTAAGCTGGACAAAACCGGCGGACTTACCGAAGCTCTCGCCCTGAGAAAACAGGCCGCAGACGAAGGGTATCAAGTTATGGTCGGTTGCATGGTCGGATCATCGCTTGCGATGGCTCCTGCAATGCTGGTCGCTCAAGGTGCGGCTGTAGTTGATCTTGACGGTCCATTGCTGCTTGCTGAAGATCGTGAGTATGGATTGCTTTATGATGAAAAAGGTGCACATCCCCCAGTCAGTGATTTGTGGGGATAGTCCTGAAAGAATTTTATTACCTCCCTATCTAAGGGACTTATATAAGGTGTTGATATGAGTCGTATTGTTTATGTTAATGGTGCTTATGTTCCTGAAGAAGAAGCAACCGTTTCTATTTTTGACCGTGGATTTCTTTTTGCAGATGCTGTTTACGAAGTGTGTGCAATTCTTGATGGTAAAATTTGTGAATTTGAAGGTCATGTTGAAAGATTGATTCGCTCTCTCGGGGAATTAGATATGGGAATGCCTGTAAGCAAAGAAGAATTGCTTGAGATTCACCGTGAACTTATCAAGAGAAACAACGTTGAACAGGGCGCGATCTATCTTCAGATTACTCGCGGTACTGCCGACCGTGATTTTGTCTACAAGAAAGATATGAAGCAGACTTTGGTAATGTTTACTCAGGCAAAAGGCCTGACTGAAGAGAAAGCCGGAATCCGTGTAGTTTCCGCTCCTGATATCCGCTGGGGTAGAAGGGACATTAAAACTGTACAGCTTCTAGCTTCATCCATGTGTAAAACCATGGCAAAGGCTGCCGGCAAAGATGACGCTTGGTTGGTTCAGGACGGTTTCGTTACTGAAGGATCTTCAAGTAATGCTTACATTGTCACCAAAGACGGTAAAATCGTTACTCGTAATCTCTCCACCTCTATTCTGCACGGAATTACCCGCAAGGCCATTCTCAGACTTGCGGCTGAACTTGATATGGAAATTGAAGAACGTCCGTTCACTATTGCTGAAGCTCAGGACGCAGCAGAAGCTTTCTTCACTGCGGCAACAGCTTTTGTTTACCCCGTCATCGAAATTGACGGTGTTGAACTTAACGGTGGTAAACCTGGTCCTGTCGCAAAACGTTTAAATGAAGTTTATATCGAAGAAAGCAGAAAATCTTATATCTAATAGTTTGAATGAGTATTGACCGCGTTTAGCGGAAAACTGCAGATTCAATCTGACGAATAAATGAAAGGCCGGTTAATAATTAACCGGCCTTTTTGCTTTTTTGCTTTTTTGTTTTTATTATTTTTTATTACGAAAGGCTCAGTTCTCTACTTTAAAACAGCGTTGTTGGTATTATTTAGAATAGATACAGTTATTTTTGGTAGCAAAATAAAATTCTCAGAACTCAGAGTCAATGTTTGACATATGCTTTTGAGAGTATTATTTATTCACTCTCAGTACTGACCAGTCAGTTCTGAGCTGTGCAAAAATTAGTAAAAAATAAAATTTCATTTTTATACATGGAGCGGATCGTGAAGGAATATTCCGAAAAAGAAACGCGAATTCTTAATGCAGCAGCAGAAATGTTTACGTCCCACCCTTTTCACAAAGTGTTGTTAAGTGATGTTGCCGGAGCTGCGTCAGTAGGCAAAGGAACTCTATATTTATATTTCAAAAATAAGGAAGAGCTTTATTTTGCTGTTATATTCAGAGAATTTTCAATTCTTGTTGAAAAACTTACTAAAAAAATTAAACAGGGAAATTTAAGTCCTGTTGAACAGTTAACTACGATTATTAAATGCTTGACGAAACGCTTGTTTGCCAAGGCCACCAATGTTGAACTTTTGGGGACTTTTGTTTCATGTCCTAAGAACGAGGAGTGGCAGGAAAAGAGAGTTGAACTTTGGACACTAATTGAATCGGTTATTGTACAGGGAGTTGAGCAGGGCGAGTTCGAAGATTCAAATCCAAGACTTACGGCTCAATATATTCCGGGTTTCATTCGTTCAGTAAGTCTTTTCCGTCCTGAAAATATAGATTGCGAAACAATTCAAAAACATGCGTGTGAGTTTGTTCTTAAAGGTATCAAAAAAGGAAAGTAACATCAGTATTATTAATACTTTTCTGCTCTTTTTGGACCGACAGTTTAAATTAAAATAGGCGTAAGTAAAAATGAATAAAGATATAATAGAATCACCAGATGAAAAAAAGACCCGTAAAAAAGGGTTTAAAGGAAATATTCGCAAAACCGCTCTGATCAGTATCGTGATGCTCATTCTTTCAGGGGTAGTAATCTATCCGTTTTATAAGCATGCAATGACTCATGAATCCACTGATGATGCGTTTGTTGAAACTCATGTTGTCGCTATCAGTCCTAGAGTTTCAGGACATGTTGCCAAGGTACTTGTTTCTGACAATCAGCAGATAAAAAAAGGTGCTGTTATCGCGGAGATTGATCCCAGAGATTATCAGGTCGCATTGGATATTGCCACTGCCCGTTTGGAATCAGCCAAAGCTTCACTGAATGAGTCCGATGCTCTTGTTATTTCGGCTCAGCAGGAACTGGCACAGAAAAAAGCTGAGTTGATTTCACAGACCGCAGGGCTTTCAAAAACTAAATCCGAAGTTGCCGAGGCTAAAGCCGGATATTCCCGTGATGAGAGTGATTTAGGAAGGATGCAGACAATAGCTAAAGCCGGAGCTGTCAGTCTTCAGGAATTCGATCATGCAAAAGCTCAGGAAAGAATGTCCCGCGCAAATCTTAACTCGGCCAAGTTCAGTATCGCTACTCAGTCGGCTAAAGTTTTACAGGCCAAAGCTGTTATAGAAGCCGCTCAGGGAAAATTGCAGCAGGCTTACGCACAGATAGATATGCGCAAAGCTAAACTTCGCGAGGCTCAGGCCGCTGTTGAGCAGGCTAAACTTAATTTGTCATATACAAACGTAGTCGCTCCTTGTTCCGGTTACATAACCAAGAAAGCTATTGAGGCAGGAAACTATGTTATGGCAGGTCAAAATATACTCAGCATAGTCAGTCCTGAAGTTTGGATCATAGCAAACTTTAAAGAAACACAAATTATGAATATGCGCGCGGGGCAGGATGTTGATATTGAAGTTGATTCATACCCCGGGATTGAATTTAAAGGCCATGTTGATTCAATTCAGCGCGGAACAGGATCTCGCTTCACGCTTCTGCCGGCTGAGAATGCAGTAGGTAACTTTATTAAAGTTGTTCAGCGTGTCCCTGTAAAAATCACACTTGATTCTTCCGCTTTTGAAGCAGGGTATAACCTCGCGCCGGGTATGTCTGTAGTTCCAAGTGTTAATGTTTCTTCTGACGGTTCTGATAAAAAAGTATCTGTTGCCTTATCAGATAAGCTGGAGCAGTAAATTGGCCGCTTTTAAAGAACCTGAGGATATGTCTCCGGCAGAACGGTGGACGATTGCTGTTACGGTAATGTTCGGTGCTTTTATCGCTGTAATGGATACAAGCGTTGTTAACGTGTCTTTATCCCATATGATGGGTAGTTTCGGTACAAGTCTTTCGTCAATTACATGGGTGGCAACAAGTTACAGTATTGCCGAGATCATAATGGTTACCATGTCCGGATGGTGGAGTGCTGTTCTCGGTCGCAAAACTCTTTATCTCGGTTCATTTGTTCTGTTCACTGTAGGATCTATTCT from Desulfovibrio gilichinskyi carries:
- the dgcN gene encoding N-acetyltransferase DgcN → MFEAPYLLFLGEAPDGLTAKMAQGIYDWRPESVAGQFRMEGCKADLGIKDLTIKDAVAAGVKTLVVGVVNRGGIISESWKSVLIEALEAGMDIACGLHNLLRDEPDLAKAAADNGRTLYDVRIPTVKYPVANGKKRTGKRCLAVGTDCSVGKMYTALAMDREMKKRGLRSTFRATGQTGILIEGSGVPLDAVVADFMAGAVEWLTPDNDADHWDMIEGQGSLFHASYSGVTMALVHGGQPDALILCHEPTRKHMRGLPDYQQPSLEDLRDVALRLAQVVNPACKVAAISINTQHMDEASALKYLEEVEKRMGIPTVDPFRQGAARLVEALV
- a CDS encoding D-amino-acid transaminase; amino-acid sequence: MSRIVYVNGAYVPEEEATVSIFDRGFLFADAVYEVCAILDGKICEFEGHVERLIRSLGELDMGMPVSKEELLEIHRELIKRNNVEQGAIYLQITRGTADRDFVYKKDMKQTLVMFTQAKGLTEEKAGIRVVSAPDIRWGRRDIKTVQLLASSMCKTMAKAAGKDDAWLVQDGFVTEGSSSNAYIVTKDGKIVTRNLSTSILHGITRKAILRLAAELDMEIEERPFTIAEAQDAAEAFFTAATAFVYPVIEIDGVELNGGKPGPVAKRLNEVYIEESRKSYI
- a CDS encoding HlyD family secretion protein; its protein translation is MNKDIIESPDEKKTRKKGFKGNIRKTALISIVMLILSGVVIYPFYKHAMTHESTDDAFVETHVVAISPRVSGHVAKVLVSDNQQIKKGAVIAEIDPRDYQVALDIATARLESAKASLNESDALVISAQQELAQKKAELISQTAGLSKTKSEVAEAKAGYSRDESDLGRMQTIAKAGAVSLQEFDHAKAQERMSRANLNSAKFSIATQSAKVLQAKAVIEAAQGKLQQAYAQIDMRKAKLREAQAAVEQAKLNLSYTNVVAPCSGYITKKAIEAGNYVMAGQNILSIVSPEVWIIANFKETQIMNMRAGQDVDIEVDSYPGIEFKGHVDSIQRGTGSRFTLLPAENAVGNFIKVVQRVPVKITLDSSAFEAGYNLAPGMSVVPSVNVSSDGSDKKVSVALSDKLEQ
- the dgcA gene encoding N-acetyl-D-Glu racemase DgcA, with the translated sequence MIISAKREVFPLAKVFTISRGSRTEAVVVRVEIEQDGYKGQGECVPYARYDETVESVIGQIESLELPVTREALQHALPAGAARNAVDCALWDLEAKMKNTAVWQLAGLDVPGPEITAYTLSLDTPDNMQDQAAENAHRPLLKVKLGGKGDIARIEAVRRGAPDSRIIIDANEGWTPEIYAEMAPVLVRLGVEMVEQPLPAGDDDALLHMDRVLPVCADESCHERSSLSGLKGKYDMINIKLDKTGGLTEALALRKQAADEGYQVMVGCMVGSSLAMAPAMLVAQGAAVVDLDGPLLLAEDREYGLLYDEKGAHPPVSDLWG
- a CDS encoding sensor histidine kinase, with protein sequence MSKASLTKIFQKKLIIWILVPGLLTSMLIVYIIGINQIKVMEREIMQLSKSLSQNVNFYIDGAEDVLQSAAIISDNEDISKKRSFFEGIHKKFSRFERLILLDRNENIIAVAPKGIEGVDFPIRFNNIEHDKHVLTSPIISPNSGKLVVYISLPVDNGGKIVAELSLDALQKFIYGFFSTNRIIILTDSYGNLIVHPDREKVRTQSNVGSLNIFKNVDNSGKGQFYKTDGEFYYGTVSHIPRTGWKILVACPAAYILEPVMVLGLLVSILIICFFLVLMIALRNEFKTRIISPMTDYINKLSDVAKGQYPTDSSQESEFLELNELGEVFDAMSEKVKAREQELQISKTFFQNIIDSMPSAVIWVDENMMACEYNKKALEIFGEGATEIACKKVEIFFSGHEEIYNAINESLKNKKSHTLEGRRVSIKSPNLYTITIFPLLGSEMKGVVVRMDDVTSRVRMEEIMVQTEKMMSVGGLAAGMAHEINNPLGSIMQGAQNLERRFSTKIQANVKAANEAGCTLESLQKYLTVRKINGIITGIRDSGARAAGIVSNMLEFSKPGKEQLTTVNIKNLIEASLKLAAKDYDLKKKYDFLHIKIVKDFDNNIPDVMCSRTEIEQVLFNLLKNAAQAMTIHGFSGTGPCITIRTRTHGSDIAIEVEDNGPGIHPEIRKRVFDPFFTTKTSEAGTGLGLSVSYFIITQNHGGTFTVESTPGNGAKFTIILPIQGIKKQS
- a CDS encoding uridine kinase — encoded protein: MGKLIKEDEEKGRLHIETSLLGESLVGKGCMRRTESDEYFRMQPEVNILKIGGQSIMDRGAKALLPILDELVKAKEEHKILLMTGGGTRARHVYNIGIDLGMPTGVLSKLGDKVSWQNAEMLSVLLAKHGGVKIGHGDHLEQLNMFCQLGYLPITTGIPPYGFFEHPAEVGSIPPHRTDSGAFLLGENIGAKSVIYLKDEKGLYEDDPKKAKDRETLKFYDRIHVDELIAMDLDDLIVERAVLTFLKNAKTLKQFQVIDVLRHPEDIHAALRGEHVGTIVYK
- a CDS encoding helix-turn-helix transcriptional regulator, giving the protein MSKKVGGEKPQRYVQPSLLMALKSGSSYGYQLIQTIGEYGFMREDVPPGMIYRHLRQMDEEGVVESKWDSQGDGPAKRIYSITAEGLEILEAWILHMERQRNALDSFIQRYKGQ
- a CDS encoding TetR/AcrR family transcriptional regulator codes for the protein MKEYSEKETRILNAAAEMFTSHPFHKVLLSDVAGAASVGKGTLYLYFKNKEELYFAVIFREFSILVEKLTKKIKQGNLSPVEQLTTIIKCLTKRLFAKATNVELLGTFVSCPKNEEWQEKRVELWTLIESVIVQGVEQGEFEDSNPRLTAQYIPGFIRSVSLFRPENIDCETIQKHACEFVLKGIKKGK
- a CDS encoding ABC transporter substrate-binding protein, whose amino-acid sequence is MDSFSNMKLPRVLFILIFLCLFLCSCSEDPIRIGFSGSLKGKYSDLGVQGRNGVTLAVEDINRNGGINGRKLELLIRDDENTSEGAVKADRELIKAGVSVIFGHMTSSQSLAAIKEIKENEVIFISPTTSTNLIQGINDNFFRVIPTLTNLSQSLAEYAVKTLGKKRVAVLWDRSNKPFAEPYKDTFVEFFTKNGGKIVGEVDFSSYSGPVDWKTIMDKLKKLNPDSIIAVTAARDLAVFAQHSKLDKTGWTILSSMWGYTKELIQTGGKSVEGVIFSVHFAEDISNHDYENFKQSFIARFGWPPNFAAAFGYESVMVFAEAVKRNDGSTKGLAKVLPSITFKKSIVGPFRIDEFGDVEGTKHIVEVRNGTFVSVSRGKK